The genomic region gtaacaacattctaacatggtttaaagctcataggaatctgttttttgttataCAAATGATTCTCAAAAACAGCAGAATTGTGTTGTGGATGATTATAATGACATAGATAAATAATATATGCACCTGTATGCTCTTCTCACAGTCGGTCTGTTGGTGCAGCAGCAGCTCACTCTCCATCAGGAATCGCTTGCCACAGTTGTTACAGATCTGCATGCGGTTGTGGGTGACGGTCATGTGCTTCTCCAGGTACCAACGGTTATTGAAGATCCTGGGGCACTTTTTACAGGAAAAGTGTTGTTTCTCCTCCAGTCTCACCTTCTGCCCTGCCCCCTCCGCCTCTAACATCCTGGTCCCGCTCTGGCGCTGGTTGGCTCGTGTGGCTTCGGCTAAGGTCTGTCTTATGGAAGTCGTGGCCAAGCTCCTGGTGTCACGGCGAGGTCgatccaaaatggctgcctgCTCTAACCCTGGAATGTTAAGTgcgttctcctcctcttcttcttcttcatcttctgtgTCCTCTTCGCTGCTCTGTCCCACCATCTCTGTACTATTAAGCTCCTCTTCATCGTTGTCTGCCTCATTGTTTAAATTGTTTCCATGACAGTGACCAAACATTGTAGGCTCTGCACCTGCCATTTTGCCCTTAGACCCTTTGGAAACATTGAGTGTCTGGTTGTTAAGGTTCACTTCCACAATAATCTGATCTCTATTAAAAGAGGTGTGGCCCTCTGATGCTTTGGACTCCTCCCCTTTACTTTCATTGCCATCCCCCTTAGCCCCGCCACCAGAGCCTTCCTCTTTCTGATAGTACTGCTTTAACTGTGGTTTCCCTGCATCCTCCACTCTCACTGAAAATGGACTGACACCTTCGCGCGTGAACACTTTGGCTAACTCGGACTCCTGTTTGATTTCGCGGTAGAACTGGCTTGGGGTCATCGCTGTGGCAACTGAGTCAATACTACTTGAACCATCCTGATTCGCCATTTCTGAACTCGTGCTTCTGAGCGAGTGGCTACTGATGAGGTCCCGACAGGAAGCTGCAATGTCGCTCATCTGCAGGAGGGTGGCGGCGTTGAGCACGTCTCGGACAGTACGGCCGCTGACCGACAGCTTGGAGGTGTAGATGAAGTTGAGGATCTGCTGAAGGCCCTGCGACGTGAGGGCATCCAGAGACAAATCCACGCGGCGCAGTTGTTTGCTCTGGGCAAATAGGGAGTGAAAGAATGGACTGTAGGCGGCCAGCACTCCCTTGTGGGCAGGGAAGGTACTGTGTTGCCGGACCAGGACGATGTCGACGTCACAAAGTGGGGCTGGAAGAGGCGCTGCCTCATTCAGCCTGTCCATCAAACAGGTGAAGTGCAGAGCCACATCCTCCACCAGAGAGAACTCAGCCGACGGGAAGTCTTGTGGTCTTCTCCACTATGAgctgcaaacacacaaagacaataGAAGCAAATTAAAAGAGCACAGCCGTGGCATTACTTtggtataaaagtataaagtatgcataaaaaataatatttaaagttgGCCTCTGTTTACTCGTTACTTTCAAACATCCGTTTTTAAAGTTgaataagttgttttaaactACAATCCACATATTTCCTGAGCTGTGCCGAGCAGAGCAGGTCATGCACGTCTGATGTAGGTTTGTAGGTGGATGGAAGAGCAGACGCAGAGGTAAGACAGCTATACATTAGGACAATTGCAGCTTGAACTGTACTCTATAACTATAACTTCTATAAACTTAAATTTAGCAAATTACAATTACACGGCTAGAATTATCCTCAGTTAGATGAATAAAATTTAAATCTCACTCAATTAACTTGAATATTTCttaattagttactttccacccctgtaaaaaaaataaaaaaaataccgcTTTTGAAAGAGTTGGTGCTTCATCCCTTTTAAATTCACAATCAAAAAGCACTGTTATCTCTACGGCCTCCTCGACTTCCCAAGGTGGGTTTATTTTAGACCAGGAAGGGCAGGGTTTCGATCCGGGCGGGAGGCTAAGGGACACACTTTCAcaacataacaacaacaacccacacacatacacacacacattatacttTAGCACTATTGGTATTCAGTGCCACCTCATGTCCATTAGCAGCCTCCCTCTGCTCACCCACTCACAACGCTGTCTCAAGGGAGCGCTCAATTTATGCGTGAGGCAAAACTAAGAAATAATTAAGCTAACCATGCCCAATAAATACTAAATAGACCCTCTAAACAATTCAAACAAGTTATCATTCTGGTTGTAGCTTAAAGGCAGCAGCATTGACAGATGCTTTACTATCAAGAACTTTAATTACATGTTGTGGAACGGTGACTCCTATTATAGAAAGGGCAATCTGATtctattcattattcattaagCTAAGGACAAGACCCCTTAAAGCGTTTGTATTTGATATTACGGTGTGAATAACATGACAAAGAACATTAATTgtcctttaaaatacaaagcGCTTTCCGGTGGTAACCTTGAAAATATGTCCATCTGAAGAATTCAATTATAGatttgttcatagtttgaagCAGCTAAATTGGACTGAGAAGATCGAGTTATCTCTATGCGCGCAGTCCAGGATACAGACACGAGCCAAGGGCAAAATGATGCCGCTCTAATCAGATTTTAAGTTGCAGACTGGAAGTTATGATCCTTTAGTTATAAGAGCTACAGTGCTTTAGAGTAATATTAGCCTCTGCAGTTCTACAATATAGCCAAAATGTATTCCTGGCTTACAATGAATAGTAACTGACACTTTTAAGAAGAAGATTATTTTTTCTGTAGTTTTCTGATTTTTTTAGGAGCACCAGTATTGTGTATATTTTCAAAACTTGCAAGGGTGAAGTAGATTTACTACATTAATTAAGAATTTGAGTGAGGtaatatactcaagtaagagtcaaTATTATCTataatcatatctgaaggacaaaacaagacCAGAAATCCCAACAAGTGAATTATAAACCCAACCCATTCAAATTATTATCGCCTTCACCTTTATCATTACTTCCGCAGATGTCATGGAGAGAATACATCCATGGGTTTCTCAGCCAGGTGTCTGTCTTTACATTATTCATATCTGACCTAAGCTAGACTCACACACAGCAGGTGCATTACTGACACATCCAAACCagaaatgtcatttaaatagcCTCCTATCACTTTCCACGCCTCACACTGCCGCCTTAATAAGAGTGAATGGAGCGCTACATTGAGTTACTAATTAGACCCGATAGACACCTTAATTAAATGCCAGATTTGACCAGACAGGAAGGTGACAGCTCAATATGCGTCTGTGTGTAATGAGATCTTATACACAAGTTCAATGTCAAATTGATCCACActtatgggaaaaaaaagataatgtGAAAGATAATTGCTGCATTTTTAATATTAGAGATTGTCTAATTGAAATTTGAAATTGAATTTGTGTTATCATGTCATGTGTTTGATATTTGAGACCCCTCGCAGCACTACAGTGTTGCACCACAGTGGCCAGGTAGCTAGCACTCTTTCACACAACAAGAAAGTTTTGAGTTTGACCTCCAGGAAGTTTCCCGGGTTGCTCACCACTGTTCCTGAGTCCCTGCCTAGAGataggacaataaacaataatattgtttatcgtgattTTTATATAATGTGCTTATTGCCAACAACCATATTAAAAGCCATTACATTaccagaatgtgcaggaaaaaagcTATTTCAtgatgggttttttttagacCATTGTTGTTTTCCCTTATAATgaagtacaatactataacagttgtttaaatatggaacctattcataaaattattcatatccgtaggatttttaaactgtcagcaactttaataactatcaattattttggccatgataatcctgacaccaaatttcaatatcatcccatGCCTAATCTTGCCTCAGTCTGCACTGAAGAATAGGCCAAACAGAGGATGAATTTCAACAGAGAGATCAAAAGAATATACCTTAATGTTAACCTTTTTACTGCCAACAGTACAGTATTTACTTTGCTCACAAACTACTAAATATATTTCTGCACCCTGATAAGTAAAGAAATATGCATAAATTGTGTCATTCTTGACAGAGCGTTTTGTGAATCCTTAGCCCTGTGGCGGTATGCACTTGGCTCTGTCTAGACTCCTGAATTCCAGCCAGACCCAGGTTCACAAAGTTCCTTGAGGGAAaatgtcctctctctcccacaccTTTAGCATAGTGCTCGCTCG from Periophthalmus magnuspinnatus isolate fPerMag1 chromosome 20, fPerMag1.2.pri, whole genome shotgun sequence harbors:
- the zbtb47b gene encoding zinc finger and BTB domain-containing protein 47, which translates into the protein MDRLNEAAPLPAPLCDVDIVLVRQHSTFPAHKGVLAAYSPFFHSLFAQSKQLRRVDLSLDALTSQGLQQILNFIYTSKLSVSGRTVRDVLNAATLLQMSDIAASCRDLISSHSLRSTSSEMANQDGSSSIDSVATAMTPSQFYREIKQESELAKVFTREGVSPFSVRVEDAGKPQLKQYYQKEEGSGGGAKGDGNESKGEESKASEGHTSFNRDQIIVEVNLNNQTLNVSKGSKGKMAGAEPTMFGHCHGNNLNNEADNDEEELNSTEMVGQSSEEDTEDEEEEEEENALNIPGLEQAAILDRPRRDTRSLATTSIRQTLAEATRANQRQSGTRMLEAEGAGQKVRLEEKQHFSCKKCPRIFNNRWYLEKHMTVTHNRMQICNNCGKRFLMESELLLHQQTDCEKSIQCVTCGKAFKKLWSLHEHNKIVHGYAEKKFSCEICEKKFYTMAHVRKHMVAHTKDMPFTCETCGKSFKRSMSLKVHSLQHSGEKPFKCENCSERFQYKYQLRSHMSIHIGHKQFMCQWCGKDFNMKQYFDEHMKTHTGEKPYICEICGKSFTSRPNMKRHRRTHTGEKPYPCEVCGQRFRFSNMLKAHREKCFRLSTPQAPDRTDQPTSTPATEASTQLQLVATSVTTPPATPSNQHPLHGTQMSLPLLHSMGGLPPSPQLPPPPPLFSAGRINSNN